Proteins encoded together in one Impatiens glandulifera chromosome 1, dImpGla2.1, whole genome shotgun sequence window:
- the LOC124921901 gene encoding F-box/FBD/LRR-repeat protein At1g13570-like: MSRGRKAVQLTKKNDYLSQLPVEILNTITCMLNLKDAVRTSILSKRWRYIWINHTDLKFNHVNILGLEFSLLEKNLVGANTIFVKFVDQIMQQRLKGNDKINSFCLQFELGKCFSRSIDSWISCAVRKGVETIDLDLSKFNFNFPGISSSKQRCKRYNFSLLRTVSEDKGSLKHLRLAFCNFQGRSSSKKFGSLISLELQSVNISSLQLAKVLESCPLLEKLALDACSKLTYLRIGRSTNNTFLKILSLKKCLKLREIDLCADNLVSLELESINITNLQLTEILKSCPLLEELTLHMCSDLNYTRLSDSVKILSSNSFNLMEIYFCANNT, from the exons ATGAGTCGAGGACGCAAAGCTGTTCAATTGACG AAAAAGAATGATTATCTTAGTCAGTTGCCAGTTGAAATTCTGAACACGATCACTTGTATGTTGAACCTAAAAGATGCGGTGAGGACAAGCATTTTATCGAAAAGATGGAGATATATTTGGATTAACCATACTGACCTCAAATTTAACCATGTTAATATACTTGGATTGGAATTTAGTCTCCTTGAGAAAAATTTGGTTGGTGCAAACActatttttgtgaaatttgtgGACCAAATTATGCAGCAGCGGTTGAAAGGCAACGACAAGATTAACTCTTTTTGTCTTCAGTTTGAATTGGGGAAGTGTTTTTCTCGATCTATTGATTCGTGGATCAGTTGTGCCGTTAGAAAAGGTGTTGAGACCATTGATCTTGATTTGTCtaaattcaacttcaattttccTGGAATTTCATCATCCAAGCAACGATGTAAGAGATATAACTTTTCGTTGCTTCGGACAGTCTCCGAAGATAAAGGGTCACTGAAACATCTGCGACTTGCCTTTTGCAATTTCCAGGGTCGGTCAAGTTCCAAAAAGTTTGGTTCACTCATTTCCCTTGAGCTACAAAGTGTAAATATAAGCAGTCTTCAATTGGCCAAGGTTCTAGAAAGTTGCCCGTTACTTGAAAAGTTAGCTCTGGATGCATGTTCTAAACTCACTTATTTGAGAATTGGTCGCTCGACCAACAACACTTTTTTGAAGATTTTGTCCTTGAAGAAATGTCTCAAACTTAGGGAGATTGATCTTTGTGCCGACAATCTCGTTTCCCTTGAGCTTGAAAGCATAAATATAACCAATTTGCAGTTGACAGAGATTCTAAAAAGTTGCCCATTACTTGAAGAATTAACGCTGCATATGTGTTCTGACCTTAATTATACGAGACTAAGTGATTCTGTCAAGATTTTGTCCTCGAACAGTTTCAATCTTATGGAGATTTATTTTTGTGCCAACAACACTTGA